From a region of the Stenotrophomonas sp. BIO128-Bstrain genome:
- the mutY gene encoding A/G-specific adenine glycosylase, translating into MTRQPPASAVLPADDVFVSRLLHWFDDHGRHDLPWQHPRSPYRVWLSEIMLQQTQVSTVIPYFLKFLDVFPTLPDLAAASNDAVMAQWAGLGYYARARNLHAAAQRCVELHGGELPRDFDALHALPGIGRSTAGAILSQAWNDRFAILDGNVKRVLTRYHGIEGFPGLPAIEKQLWAVAEAHAAQVPATRMVDYTQAQMDLGASVCSRSRPACVICPLQATCVARREGRTDQLPTPKPGKTLPEREAVALLLRDARGRVLLQKRPDTGIWAQLWTLPQADSGIALQDWFDAHIEGSLDDAEPLPVLEHTFSHYRLHLQVLVATVQGSRGEDAGVRWVAAEELEKLGLPAPIRKLLQTGAPPAQPKRRTMRRAATSQDNE; encoded by the coding sequence ATGACCCGCCAGCCTCCCGCCAGCGCCGTATTGCCTGCCGACGATGTGTTCGTTTCCCGGCTGCTGCACTGGTTCGATGACCATGGCCGGCACGACCTGCCCTGGCAGCACCCGCGCTCGCCGTACCGGGTGTGGCTGTCGGAGATCATGCTGCAGCAGACCCAGGTCAGCACGGTCATCCCGTACTTCCTGAAGTTCCTGGACGTATTCCCGACCCTGCCCGACCTGGCCGCAGCCAGCAATGATGCGGTGATGGCGCAGTGGGCGGGGCTGGGCTACTACGCGCGTGCACGCAACCTGCATGCCGCAGCGCAGCGCTGCGTCGAGCTGCATGGCGGCGAGCTGCCGCGTGATTTCGATGCCCTGCATGCGCTGCCGGGCATCGGCCGCAGCACCGCCGGCGCAATTCTCAGCCAGGCCTGGAATGATCGGTTCGCGATCCTGGATGGCAACGTCAAACGCGTGTTGACCCGCTATCACGGCATCGAGGGCTTCCCCGGCCTGCCGGCGATCGAGAAGCAACTGTGGGCGGTCGCCGAGGCGCATGCAGCGCAGGTGCCCGCGACCCGCATGGTCGATTACACCCAGGCGCAGATGGACCTGGGCGCCAGCGTGTGCAGCCGCAGCAGGCCTGCCTGCGTGATCTGTCCGCTGCAGGCGACCTGCGTTGCACGGCGCGAAGGCCGTACCGATCAGCTGCCGACACCGAAGCCGGGCAAGACCCTGCCCGAACGCGAGGCGGTGGCGCTGCTGCTGCGCGATGCGCGCGGCCGTGTGCTGCTGCAGAAGCGGCCGGACACCGGCATCTGGGCGCAGCTGTGGACCCTGCCCCAGGCTGACAGCGGCATCGCCCTGCAGGACTGGTTCGATGCGCATATCGAGGGCTCGCTGGACGATGCCGAGCCGCTGCCGGTGCTGGAGCACACCTTCAGCCACTACCGGCTGCATCTGCAGGTACTGGTGGCGACGGTTCAGGGCTCGCGCGGCGAGGATGCCGGCGTACGCTGGGTCGCTGCCGAAGAGCTGGAAAAGCTGGGCCTGCCCGCACCGATCCGCAAGCTGCTCCAGACCGGTGCACCGCCCGCTCAGCCCAAGCGCCGTACAATGCGGCGCGCAGCAACATCCCAAGACAACGAGTAA
- the ftsY gene encoding signal recognition particle-docking protein FtsY yields the protein MLSFFRRKKPQDAPQEAAKTQHYSTEELAAAFPQANPQPAEPPAPAPLPPAAEAPVPAVAPTAPAERVIAPTPEVPAPAVPTPVVSTPVVPAPVVPAPVVAPLAAPPPVAPAPVVTAPVVPAPAAPAPVVAAPAPAAPVEDRAAPAAPSPAPAAPVSAPAPAVVAPPVAAPAVPASLAPAVPAAPAPPAAPIIVTERPSSQDIAPAAAGKSGWRERLRNSVIARSFGGLFSRNPKLDDDLLDELETALITADVGVGATTALVEGLRKRMKAREFADANALLTALRAELIAILQPVAKPLVIDRTAKPFVVLTVGVNGVGKTTTIGKLAKRFKDDGHSLMLAAGDTFRAAAVAQLQAWGERNGVAVVAQGQNADAASVAFDALQAGKARGTEVLIADTAGRLHTQAGLMNELGKIRRVLGKIDANAPHEVLMVIDGTTGQNALSQLRQFHAAVNVTGLVVTKLDGTAKGGVVFALAREFGIPIRFCGIGERPEDLRVFDPEAFVDALLPEALGA from the coding sequence ATGCTCAGCTTCTTCCGCCGCAAAAAGCCCCAGGACGCCCCGCAAGAGGCGGCCAAAACCCAGCATTACTCCACCGAGGAGCTGGCAGCCGCGTTCCCACAGGCCAATCCCCAGCCTGCAGAACCGCCGGCGCCTGCGCCGCTGCCGCCGGCAGCGGAAGCCCCGGTGCCTGCCGTCGCGCCGACTGCCCCCGCAGAGCGCGTGATCGCGCCGACCCCGGAGGTTCCCGCCCCGGCAGTTCCGACGCCTGTAGTTTCGACCCCGGTCGTGCCGGCCCCCGTTGTACCTGCGCCCGTGGTCGCACCGCTTGCCGCCCCGCCGCCGGTCGCGCCGGCACCTGTAGTGACCGCACCGGTTGTCCCGGCTCCGGCTGCTCCTGCACCTGTCGTCGCGGCGCCGGCTCCAGCAGCTCCCGTGGAGGACCGCGCGGCACCGGCCGCACCGAGCCCGGCACCGGCCGCCCCGGTGAGCGCGCCTGCGCCAGCGGTCGTCGCGCCGCCGGTGGCTGCTCCGGCCGTGCCCGCCTCGCTCGCTCCGGCCGTCCCGGCAGCTCCGGCACCCCCGGCTGCTCCGATCATCGTGACCGAGCGCCCGTCCTCCCAGGACATCGCCCCCGCCGCGGCCGGCAAGAGCGGCTGGCGCGAGCGCCTGCGCAACAGCGTGATCGCCCGCAGCTTCGGCGGCCTGTTCTCGCGCAATCCCAAGCTCGATGATGACCTGCTCGATGAGCTGGAAACTGCGCTGATCACCGCCGATGTCGGCGTCGGTGCGACCACCGCGCTGGTGGAAGGCCTGCGCAAGCGCATGAAGGCGCGCGAGTTCGCCGATGCCAATGCGCTGCTCACCGCGCTGCGCGCCGAGCTGATCGCCATCCTGCAGCCGGTCGCCAAGCCGCTGGTGATCGACCGCACCGCCAAGCCGTTCGTGGTGCTCACCGTCGGCGTCAACGGCGTCGGCAAGACCACCACCATCGGCAAGCTGGCCAAGCGCTTCAAGGACGACGGGCACAGCCTGATGCTGGCCGCCGGCGATACCTTCCGTGCCGCCGCTGTCGCGCAGCTGCAGGCGTGGGGCGAGCGCAACGGCGTGGCCGTGGTCGCCCAGGGCCAGAATGCCGACGCGGCCTCGGTCGCCTTCGATGCGCTGCAGGCCGGCAAGGCGCGCGGCACCGAAGTGCTGATCGCCGATACCGCCGGCCGCCTGCATACCCAGGCTGGCCTGATGAACGAGCTGGGCAAGATCCGCCGCGTGCTCGGCAAGATCGATGCCAATGCACCGCACGAAGTGCTGATGGTCATCGATGGCACCACCGGGCAGAACGCGCTCTCGCAGCTGCGTCAGTTCCATGCCGCGGTCAACGTGACCGGGCTGGTGGTGACCAAGCTGGACGGCACCGCCAAGGGCGGCGTGGTGTTCGCGCTGGCCCGCGAGTTCGGCATTCCGATCCGCTTCTGCGGCATCGGCGAGCGCCCGGAAGACCTGCGCGTGTTCGATCCGGAAGCCTTTGTCGACGCCCTGCTGCCCGAAGCACTCGGCGCCTGA